Proteins encoded by one window of Amaranthus tricolor cultivar Red isolate AtriRed21 chromosome 4, ASM2621246v1, whole genome shotgun sequence:
- the LOC130810650 gene encoding E3 ubiquitin-protein ligase WAV3 produces MGTGWRKAFCSTIPKEREKERPTHRHHNHHHQSPQTVDVHPIPTPTPKHSSKLSLFSSISNPSTPRLRVRTTSDSDNSSSSNPNTNPSPKLQCKLGSNPTSPRSPFAILKNTLRLTKNGCGICMQSVKTGQGMAIFTAECSHTFHFPCISSHVRKQGNLICPVCNITWKDVPLLSFHKNNNPSASDEIIDKKTITTTSTATKSAAIAVSAPATPTGSARILFEDKRIIQAHKKSKEKNYNDDEPLLSPRFNPIPEAEETEDSEEFQGFFVNPKKPTKVKSIDPYNSIDKKSERSVEVKLLPEAAVVSGSRSHETYAVALRVKAPPTTAEILSPTNRAPIDLVTVLDISGSMIGPKLQMLKRAMRLVISSLSSSDRLSIVAFSSTPQRLMPLRRMTSQGQKSARKIVDHLFCGQGTSVGEALKKAGKVLEDRREKNPVCSIILLSDGQDDPSASNQRRGSSNVSSTRFAHIEIPVHNSGFGFRPQDSDQDAFAKCVGGLLSVVVQDLRVQLGFSSGSAPAEIMAVYSCNGRPSLMSPDSARLGDLYAEEEREILIELKVPMSAIGSHHVMSVRCSYKDPVTQEVMYGRERALLVPRPHAVRSSEPRIERLRNLFIYTRAVAESRRLVEHCDFSSAYHLLNSARALVLQSTASGLASAEEFARGLEAELAHVHWRRNYHMQKEQQQEASSMVQHMVDENGEPLTPTSAWREAEKLAKMAKIKKSLNRSVSDLHGFENARF; encoded by the exons ATGGGAACTGGATGGAGAAAAGCCTTCTGTTCTACCATCCCAAAAGAGAGGGAAAAAGAAAGACCTACGCACCGCCACCATAACCACCACCACCAATCACCACAAACGGTTGATGTACACCCAATTCCCACTCCTACACCTAAACATTCCTCTAAATTAAGCTTATTTTCTAGCATTAGTAACCCTTCTACCCCACGTTTACGTGTTCGAACCACCTCAGATTCAGACAACAGCTCCAGCTCTAACCCGAACACAAACCCGAGCCCGAAACTTCAATGTAAGTTGGGTTCTAACCCAACTTCTCCTCGTTCTCCTTTTGCCATTTTAAAGAATACACTTCGTCTTACTAAG AATGGATGTGGAATATGTATGCAAAGTGTAAAAACAGGTCAAGGAATGGCAATATTCACAGCAGAATGCTCACACACATTTCATTTCCCATGTATATCATCCCATGTCAGAAAACAAGGCAATTTGATCTGTCCAGTCTGTAATATCACATGGAAAGATGTTCCTCTTCTCTCTTTCCATAAAAATAACAACCCATCTGCATCTGATGAAATCATTGATAAGAAAACAATCACAACCACAAGTACCGCCACAAAATCCGCCGCCATAGCTGTCAGTGCACCAGCTACACCTACCGGTAGTGCTCGTATTCTTTTTGAAGATAAACGGATCATCCAAGCGCATAAGAAATCTAAAGAGAAGAActataatgatgatgaaccgcTTTTATCGCCGAGGTTTAATCCCATCCCGGAAGCTGAAGAAACGGAAGATTCTGAAGAATTTCAAGGATTTTTTGTTAATCCTAAGAAACCTACCAAAGTTAAGTCAATCGATCCGTATAACTCCATTGATAAGAAATCAGAGAGAAGCGTGGAAGTGAAATTACTACCTGAAGCCGCGGTTGTTTCCGGTAGTCGATCTCATGAGACGTATGCGGTGGCGTTACGAGTCAAAGCGCCGCCTACTACGGCGGAGATTTTATCTCCGACGAATCGTGCGCCGATTGATCTGGTGACGGTTCTTGATATAAGTGGAAGTATGATTGGTCCTAAGCTTCAAATGCTTAAGCGAGCTATGAGGCTTGTGATTTCTTCCTTAAGTTCATCTGATCGTCTCTCCATTGTTGCATTTTCTTCAACTCCTCAAAGATTAATGCCTCTTCGTCGAATGACATCTCAAGGTCAGAAATCTGCTCGAAAAATCGTTGATCATCTTTTTTGTGGACAAGGAACTTCTGTTGGAGAAGCATTGAAAAAGGCTGGAAAAGTTCTAGAAGATCGCAGGGAAAAAAATCCGGTTTGTAGCATTATATTATTATCCGACGGTCAAGATGATCCTTCAGCGTCAAATCAACGGCGGGGAAGCTCTAATGTATCGTCGACCCGGTTTGCCCATATTGAGATCCCGGTTCACAATTCCGGGTTCGGGTTTAGACCCCAAGACTCAGATCAAGATGCTTTTGCGAAATGTGTTGGTGGGTTATTGAGTGTTGTTGTTCAAGATTTACGGGTTCAACTCGGATTCTCTTCCGGGTCGGCTCCGGCTGAGATAATGGCGGTTTATTCTTGTAACGGTCGACCGAGTTTAATGAGTCCTGACTCGGCTCGGCTTGGGGATTTATACGCtgaagaagaaagagaaatttTGATAGAATTGAAAGTACCCATGTCAGCTATTGGGTCCCACCATGTGATGTCTGTTCGTTGCAGTTATAAAGATCCAGTGACTCAAGAAGTTATGTATGGACGTGAGCGGGCCCTACTAGTTCCTCGGCCCCACGCTGTAAGATCTTCGGAACCGAGAATTGAACGGCTCCGAAATCTTTTTATCTACACTCGAGCCGTAGCTGAGTCTAGACGGCTCGTGGAGCATTGTGATTTTAGTAGCGCTTATCATTTACTTAATTCAGCTCGAGCTTTAGTGTTGCAGTCCACGGCTAGCGGCTTGGCTTCAGCCGAGGAATTTGCGCGCGGGTTAGAAGCTGAGCTGGCGCATGTTCATTGGAGGAGAAATTATCATATGCAAaaggaacaacaacaagaagctTCTTCTATGGTTCAACATATGGTTGATGAGAACGGCGAGCCGCTTACGCCGACTTCGGCTTGGCGTGAAGCCGAGAAGCTGGCTAAAATGGCTAAAATTAAAAAGTCTCTGAACCGGTCTGTTAGTGATTTACATGGGTTTGAAAATGctcggttttaa